The following coding sequences lie in one uncultured Mailhella sp. genomic window:
- a CDS encoding glycine zipper domain-containing protein has product MMKKLPVVVLLVGVMAFGSMGCTNMNRTQQGALSGAAGGALIGGGLSALTGGSGTTGALIGGGLGALAGGIYGHQQERNDYYDHGRRW; this is encoded by the coding sequence ATGATGAAGAAACTTCCCGTTGTTGTACTTCTGGTGGGCGTTATGGCCTTCGGCTCCATGGGCTGCACCAATATGAACAGGACGCAGCAGGGCGCGCTCAGCGGAGCCGCCGGCGGCGCGCTTATCGGCGGCGGCCTGAGTGCTCTTACCGGCGGCAGCGGCACGACGGGCGCGCTCATCGGCGGCGGACTCGGAGCCCTGGCCGGCGGCATTTACGGCCATCAGCAGGAACGGAATGATTATTACGATCATGGCCGTCGCTGGTAG
- a CDS encoding UTP--glucose-1-phosphate uridylyltransferase: MKVSKVVLPVAGWGTRSLPASKNIPKEMLPIYNKPVIQYVVEEAVRAGVQEVIFVTNRHKCVVEDHFDRNIELEELLAEAGKIEQLKAVQEAATMVDVMAVRQKQQLGLGHAVGCARSIVQEDYFAVMVGDDFMVGDNAGLVQLVQTAEKYNMPAIGVMEVPADKIDKYGMVAGEELEEGVYRITDMVEKPAVGSMNSRLAIVGRYVLPREIFSYIAKVKPGKGGEIQLTDALADYMKDKGMLAVKMKGRRFDAGDWVDYLTAGIYFGLQDKKLHEPLREALKELLDQ, translated from the coding sequence ATGAAAGTAAGCAAGGTCGTTCTTCCTGTTGCAGGATGGGGTACCCGTTCTCTTCCCGCCAGCAAGAATATTCCCAAGGAAATGCTGCCCATCTATAACAAGCCCGTCATCCAGTACGTTGTGGAAGAGGCTGTGCGCGCCGGCGTTCAGGAAGTCATCTTTGTGACGAATCGTCACAAGTGCGTGGTGGAAGATCATTTTGACCGCAACATCGAGCTTGAGGAACTGCTGGCCGAGGCGGGCAAGATAGAGCAGCTCAAGGCCGTGCAGGAGGCCGCCACCATGGTGGACGTCATGGCCGTGCGTCAGAAGCAGCAGCTGGGACTCGGCCATGCGGTGGGCTGCGCCAGATCCATAGTGCAGGAAGACTACTTTGCGGTCATGGTGGGTGATGACTTCATGGTGGGGGACAATGCCGGTCTTGTGCAGCTCGTGCAGACCGCGGAAAAGTACAACATGCCGGCCATCGGCGTGATGGAAGTGCCTGCCGATAAAATCGACAAGTACGGCATGGTGGCGGGCGAGGAACTTGAGGAAGGCGTGTACCGCATCACCGACATGGTGGAAAAGCCTGCCGTCGGCTCCATGAATTCCCGTCTGGCCATCGTGGGGCGCTATGTGCTTCCGCGTGAAATTTTCAGCTACATTGCGAAGGTCAAGCCCGGCAAGGGCGGAGAAATTCAGCTGACCGACGCGCTGGCCGACTACATGAAGGACAAGGGCATGCTTGCCGTGAAGATGAAGGGGCGTCGCTTCGACGCCGGCGACTGGGTTGATTACCTGACCGCGGGCATTTACTTCGGCCTTCAGGACAAGAAGCTGCACGAGCCTCTGCGCGAGGCGCTCAAGGAGCTGCTTGACCAGTAG
- a CDS encoding M20/M25/M40 family metallo-hydrolase, translating to MLEFTREGMLNLTRELVRIRSVSHTAGENEAADAIFSLLAKEDYFRDHPEFLRFLPVEEGGLQRRAVLAFVEAGEPVSRTVLLNGHFDVVDTDVCGDLADLAFDADAYTAAIGRRDIPEEAREDLASGNWLFGRGVMDMKAGLAVHMAYLAHMARHRDELGVNLLFLAVPDEEGSSVGMRGSLSGLCGFIRERRLDLVAALSGEPAFWTSKTTGESRPHRVLFTGTTGKIMPLFFCIGREAHVGYAFDGVNAAAIAARVVCLMDACPDLIDGSGPDTLTPPVCLKLKDLRDTYSVTLPERAAAYFNVLTVSRSPLDMLNICRDVAQRALDETLAGIKEAGRRFQQRSGRRDTPVPDWQSSVFTVHELTERLAGELGAEEAEKRLRNFTEALPENMDEREKGLAVLDHLVSLLNLKGPAVVVGFLPPYYPQRINLRATDKERRLRSIMEGVLDDLEKSVGQVSLVDCFSGIMDLSYMGFQGRPDELNTLAENMPGWGTVFSLSMKDLMSLDVPIASVGPSGKDAHKDTERLELDYSFTVAPKMLERVIRELSVTSDEGVATRSAEAPSRRP from the coding sequence ATGCTTGAATTTACACGGGAAGGAATGCTGAACCTGACCAGGGAACTGGTCCGCATACGGAGCGTATCCCACACGGCGGGAGAAAATGAGGCGGCCGACGCCATTTTTTCTCTGCTGGCCAAAGAGGACTATTTCAGAGATCATCCGGAATTTCTTCGTTTTCTTCCCGTGGAAGAGGGCGGACTCCAAAGACGCGCCGTACTTGCCTTTGTGGAAGCCGGGGAGCCGGTTTCGCGCACGGTGCTTCTGAACGGGCATTTCGACGTGGTGGATACGGACGTGTGTGGCGATCTGGCCGATCTGGCCTTTGACGCCGATGCCTACACGGCGGCGATTGGACGGCGCGACATTCCCGAGGAAGCCCGGGAAGATCTGGCTTCCGGCAACTGGCTTTTCGGTCGCGGCGTCATGGACATGAAGGCGGGGCTTGCCGTTCACATGGCGTACCTTGCGCACATGGCCCGTCATCGCGACGAGCTGGGCGTGAATCTGCTTTTTCTGGCCGTGCCCGATGAAGAGGGAAGTTCGGTAGGCATGCGTGGATCGCTTTCCGGCCTGTGCGGGTTCATTCGGGAGCGTCGGCTGGATCTTGTGGCCGCGCTTTCCGGGGAACCCGCGTTCTGGACGTCGAAAACCACGGGAGAAAGCCGTCCGCATCGTGTTCTGTTCACGGGCACCACGGGGAAGATCATGCCGCTGTTTTTCTGTATAGGCAGAGAGGCGCATGTGGGCTATGCCTTCGACGGCGTGAACGCCGCGGCCATTGCCGCGCGTGTTGTATGCCTGATGGACGCCTGTCCGGACCTTATCGACGGCTCGGGACCGGATACCCTGACGCCTCCGGTATGCCTCAAGCTGAAGGATCTTCGCGACACGTATTCCGTCACGCTCCCTGAACGCGCGGCCGCCTATTTCAACGTGCTTACCGTGAGCAGAAGTCCGTTGGACATGCTGAACATCTGCCGCGACGTGGCGCAGCGGGCGCTTGATGAAACGCTTGCGGGCATCAAGGAGGCCGGACGTCGTTTTCAGCAGCGCTCCGGTCGCAGGGACACGCCGGTGCCCGACTGGCAGTCGAGCGTGTTTACGGTGCATGAGCTGACGGAACGTCTTGCCGGGGAACTGGGCGCGGAAGAGGCGGAAAAGCGTCTGCGGAATTTCACCGAGGCGCTTCCTGAGAACATGGATGAGCGGGAAAAGGGCCTTGCTGTGCTGGATCACCTGGTGTCGCTGCTCAATCTCAAGGGGCCTGCCGTGGTGGTGGGATTCCTGCCGCCCTATTATCCGCAGCGCATCAATCTGCGCGCCACGGACAAGGAGCGTCGTCTGCGTTCCATCATGGAGGGCGTGCTGGACGACCTTGAAAAGAGCGTGGGGCAGGTCAGTCTCGTGGACTGCTTCAGCGGCATCATGGATCTGAGCTACATGGGCTTTCAGGGACGCCCTGACGAGCTGAACACGCTGGCCGAGAACATGCCCGGATGGGGAACGGTCTTCTCCCTGTCCATGAAGGATCTCATGTCGCTCGACGTTCCCATTGCCTCCGTGGGGCCTTCGGGCAAGGACGCGCACAAGGATACGGAACGCCTGGAGCTGGACTACTCCTTCACCGTTGCGCCGAAGATGCTCGAACGGGTGATCCGGGAATTGTCCGTCACTTCCGATGAAGGCGTTGCCACGCGCTCTGCTGAAGCGCCGTCCAGGCGTCCTTGA
- the cadR gene encoding Cd(II)/Pb(II)-responsive transcriptional regulator, producing MPLKIGELARLSGCQVVTIRYYEKEGLLPPPERTDANYRLYSDEDVERLHFIRRCRLHGMNLAEIRNLLAFKDNPTVSCAWINELVDKHIADVEKQIASLQHLKKHLEALRRTCAGDHVQGCGIIDSLDHGNPCACCEEGHCALNDYPAASAAPGKKRSRAH from the coding sequence ATGCCTTTAAAAATAGGAGAACTCGCCAGACTGTCAGGCTGTCAGGTCGTGACCATCCGCTATTATGAGAAGGAAGGACTGCTGCCCCCGCCGGAACGCACGGACGCCAACTATCGCCTCTACAGCGACGAAGACGTGGAGCGCCTGCACTTCATCCGGCGCTGCCGCCTGCACGGCATGAATCTCGCCGAAATACGGAATCTTCTGGCCTTCAAGGACAATCCCACGGTGAGCTGCGCCTGGATCAACGAACTCGTGGACAAGCACATCGCCGACGTGGAAAAGCAGATCGCCTCGCTCCAGCATCTCAAGAAACATCTTGAGGCGCTGCGCCGCACCTGCGCGGGCGATCATGTACAGGGCTGCGGCATCATCGACAGCCTGGATCACGGCAATCCCTGCGCCTGCTGCGAAGAGGGGCACTGTGCCCTGAACGACTATCCCGCCGCCTCTGCCGCGCCGGGGAAAAAGCGTTCGCGCGCGCACTGA
- the kdsA gene encoding 3-deoxy-8-phosphooctulonate synthase, translating to MFELAFNGRPYITVDNTLPLFFIAGPCAIESRAHALEVSAALKEIFAEAGIPFVYKSSFDKANRSSGAGFRGVGMKEGLSILAEVRESRNIPVLTDIHTAEQAAPVAEVADYLQTPAFLCRQTDLILAAASTMKPVNIKKGQFLAPWEMENVLKKARSTGNERITLCERGTTFGYGNLVVDMRGLEIMKKFAPVVFDATHSVQLPGAQGSCSGGQREFVPTLARAATAVGVAGIFMEVHPDPDKAPCDGPNMLALRDLPKFLSLIKAFDAVSKEKRA from the coding sequence ATGTTTGAACTTGCATTCAACGGCAGGCCGTATATTACGGTCGACAACACGCTGCCTCTTTTCTTCATAGCCGGGCCGTGCGCCATCGAAAGCCGGGCTCATGCGCTGGAGGTGTCCGCCGCGCTCAAGGAAATTTTTGCGGAGGCGGGCATTCCCTTCGTGTACAAGTCGAGCTTCGACAAGGCGAACCGCAGCTCCGGCGCGGGCTTTCGCGGCGTGGGCATGAAGGAAGGGCTTTCCATTCTTGCAGAAGTGCGCGAGAGCCGGAACATTCCCGTGCTCACCGACATTCATACTGCCGAGCAGGCCGCGCCCGTGGCCGAAGTGGCGGACTATCTGCAGACGCCGGCCTTCCTCTGCCGTCAGACCGATCTCATTCTTGCGGCCGCTTCCACCATGAAGCCGGTCAACATCAAAAAGGGGCAGTTCCTTGCGCCGTGGGAAATGGAAAACGTGCTCAAGAAGGCCCGTTCCACGGGCAATGAGCGCATCACGCTGTGCGAGCGCGGCACCACCTTCGGTTACGGCAACCTGGTGGTGGACATGCGGGGGCTTGAAATCATGAAGAAATTCGCGCCTGTGGTGTTTGACGCCACCCATTCGGTGCAGCTGCCGGGCGCACAGGGTTCGTGCAGCGGCGGTCAGCGGGAATTCGTGCCCACGCTGGCCCGTGCCGCAACGGCTGTGGGCGTGGCCGGCATATTCATGGAAGTGCATCCCGATCCGGACAAGGCGCCCTGCGACGGCCCGAACATGCTGGCGCTCAGGGATCTGCCGAAGTTCCTTTCCCTCATCAAGGCCTTTGACGCCGTGTCCAAGGAGAAGAGAGCATGA
- a CDS encoding ABC transporter permease, whose protein sequence is MKDAPTSDGVAASRWRALAVRAARKTLWMLLVLWGITLVSFFVIHLAPGTPTDMQTSLNPLAGDMVRERLNALYGLDRPLWEQYADWLGRLVRLDFGISLSSDARPVMEKIMERMPLTVGMNVISLLLTLLISIPIGIVSAVRRGSLLDRALTVLVFLGFAMPSFWLAMLLMLYFGIDLGWLPLSGLTSLDYAQLSPLGKALDIARHLTLPILVGLVGSIAGTSRFLRSSMLEVLRQDYITTARAKGLPARLVIGRHSLRNALLPVITMLGLSVPGLIGGSVIIETIFALPGLGQLFYTAVMARDYPLIMGNLVLGAVLTLLGNMLADAGYGLADPRIRTSARQENKA, encoded by the coding sequence ATGAAAGACGCTCCGACTTCCGACGGCGTCGCCGCTTCCCGCTGGCGGGCGCTCGCCGTGCGCGCCGCGCGCAAGACCCTGTGGATGCTGCTGGTGCTCTGGGGCATCACGCTGGTGAGCTTTTTCGTGATCCATCTTGCGCCCGGCACCCCCACTGACATGCAGACCAGTCTGAATCCGCTGGCGGGCGACATGGTGCGCGAACGCCTGAACGCCCTCTACGGACTGGACCGCCCGCTCTGGGAACAGTACGCGGACTGGCTCGGCCGCCTCGTCCGGCTGGACTTCGGCATTTCCCTCTCCAGCGACGCGCGCCCCGTCATGGAAAAAATCATGGAACGCATGCCCCTTACCGTCGGCATGAACGTCATTTCCCTGCTGCTCACCCTGCTCATTTCCATACCCATCGGCATCGTGTCCGCGGTGCGGCGGGGCTCTCTGCTCGACCGCGCGCTCACCGTGCTGGTGTTTCTCGGCTTTGCCATGCCGAGCTTCTGGCTGGCCATGCTGCTCATGCTCTATTTCGGCATTGATCTCGGCTGGCTGCCGCTCTCCGGCCTCACCTCGCTCGACTACGCCCAGCTCTCGCCCCTGGGAAAGGCGCTGGACATCGCACGGCATCTCACCCTGCCCATTCTTGTGGGACTCGTGGGCAGCATTGCGGGCACGTCGCGCTTTCTGCGCTCCTCCATGCTTGAGGTGCTCCGACAGGACTACATCACCACGGCCAGAGCCAAGGGCCTGCCCGCAAGGCTCGTCATAGGCAGACACTCGCTGCGCAACGCGCTTCTGCCCGTCATCACCATGCTGGGGCTCTCCGTGCCCGGACTCATCGGCGGCAGCGTCATCATCGAAACCATCTTCGCCCTGCCCGGCCTCGGTCAGCTTTTCTACACGGCCGTCATGGCCCGCGACTACCCGCTCATCATGGGCAATCTCGTGCTCGGCGCGGTGCTCACACTGCTCGGCAACATGCTCGCCGACGCAGGCTACGGTCTGGCCGATCCCCGCATCAGAACCTCCGCCCGTCAGGAGAACAAGGCATGA
- a CDS encoding NifB/NifX family molybdenum-iron cluster-binding protein — protein sequence MSEAVLVAVPSDAPAGLDARPSAHFGHCDAYTVARIQDGKILDVSIEYNEGHDQGGCIVPVQALAGKGVKVLIAGGMGMGPLNAMHQMGMQVFYATGFLTVQEVLQAYIDGRLQEFGSGNLCRGGCGHHHA from the coding sequence ATGTCTGAAGCTGTTCTTGTTGCCGTTCCTTCCGATGCTCCCGCCGGACTCGACGCCAGACCCAGCGCGCATTTCGGCCATTGCGACGCCTACACCGTGGCCCGCATTCAGGACGGAAAGATTCTCGACGTTTCCATTGAATACAACGAGGGCCATGATCAGGGCGGCTGCATTGTGCCCGTGCAGGCGCTGGCGGGCAAAGGCGTCAAGGTGCTCATTGCCGGAGGCATGGGCATGGGACCGCTGAACGCCATGCATCAGATGGGCATGCAGGTGTTTTACGCCACCGGCTTTCTGACCGTGCAGGAAGTGCTGCAGGCGTATATCGACGGCAGACTGCAGGAATTCGGCTCCGGCAATCTGTGCCGCGGCGGCTGCGGCCATCACCATGCCTGA
- a CDS encoding ABC transporter permease — MSISLKRHGMFLTGLTIVLVMSLLALLAPWIAPFDPAALNLDQILMPPSAEHLLGTDELGRDVFSRLLYGARVSLWVGFVAVGISTAIGIALGLASGYFGGWTDELIMRGVDVMLCFPSFFLILAVIAFLEPSLTNIMVVIGLTSWMGVARLVRAETLSLRERDFIAASKLAGAPTSRLLFVHILPNALAPVLVSATLGVAGAILVESSLSFLGLGVQPPDASWGNMLMDGKNTLEIAPWLSLYPGLAILITVLGYNLLGESLRDMLDPRLRDR, encoded by the coding sequence ATGAGCATCTCCCTGAAAAGACACGGCATGTTTCTCACGGGGCTGACCATCGTGCTCGTCATGAGCCTTCTTGCGCTGCTCGCGCCCTGGATAGCCCCCTTTGATCCCGCTGCCCTGAACCTCGATCAGATTCTCATGCCGCCCTCGGCCGAGCACCTCCTCGGCACCGACGAACTCGGGCGCGACGTGTTTTCCCGTCTGCTTTACGGCGCGCGCGTGTCGCTGTGGGTGGGCTTCGTCGCCGTAGGCATATCCACGGCCATCGGCATAGCGCTGGGGCTGGCTTCCGGCTACTTCGGCGGCTGGACGGACGAACTCATCATGCGCGGCGTGGACGTCATGCTCTGCTTTCCTTCGTTCTTTCTCATTCTTGCCGTCATCGCCTTTCTGGAGCCGAGTCTCACCAACATCATGGTCGTCATCGGACTCACGTCGTGGATGGGCGTGGCACGCCTTGTCCGCGCGGAAACGCTGTCCCTGAGGGAACGCGACTTTATTGCCGCGTCAAAGCTCGCCGGGGCTCCCACCTCCCGTCTTCTTTTCGTGCACATTCTGCCCAATGCCCTCGCGCCGGTGCTGGTTTCGGCAACACTCGGCGTGGCGGGAGCCATTCTCGTGGAATCCTCCCTGAGCTTTCTCGGACTCGGCGTGCAGCCGCCCGACGCAAGCTGGGGCAACATGCTCATGGACGGAAAAAACACCCTGGAAATAGCGCCCTGGCTTTCGCTCTACCCCGGTCTTGCCATCCTCATCACGGTGCTCGGCTACAACCTGCTCGGCGAAAGTCTCCGCGACATGCTGGATCCCCGCCTGCGGGATCGCTGA
- the kdsB gene encoding 3-deoxy-manno-octulosonate cytidylyltransferase has protein sequence MSMIAVIPSRYASTRLPGKPLVDICGKPMVQHVYERVRRVSLFDEVLVATDDERILNAVKAFGGAACMTSPDCPSGSDRLIEVAKSHPADVYVNVQGDEPLVEPASIEKLARAMLDDPSLQMGTLCYSISAEQAQNPNLVKVVRAHNGNALYFSRSPIPFPRSGGIAPQYFGHLGMYAYRREFLMNFGNLPYSPLENTEKLEQLRVLQAGIAIRVLEVEATGPGVDTPEDLEAVRRILTEKAG, from the coding sequence ATGAGCATGATTGCCGTCATTCCTTCCCGGTACGCGTCCACGCGTCTGCCGGGCAAGCCGCTGGTGGACATCTGCGGCAAGCCCATGGTGCAGCACGTGTATGAAAGGGTGCGCCGGGTTTCGCTGTTCGACGAGGTGCTGGTAGCCACGGACGATGAGCGTATTCTGAACGCCGTCAAGGCATTCGGCGGCGCGGCCTGCATGACCAGTCCCGATTGTCCTTCGGGGTCGGATCGGCTTATCGAGGTGGCGAAGTCCCATCCTGCGGACGTCTATGTGAACGTGCAGGGCGACGAGCCGCTGGTGGAGCCTGCTTCCATTGAAAAGCTGGCGCGCGCCATGCTGGATGATCCCTCGCTTCAGATGGGTACGCTCTGCTATTCCATAAGCGCGGAACAGGCGCAGAATCCCAATCTGGTGAAGGTGGTGCGCGCCCACAACGGCAACGCTTTGTATTTCAGCCGCAGCCCCATACCGTTTCCGCGCTCCGGGGGGATTGCTCCGCAGTATTTCGGACATCTCGGCATGTACGCGTATCGCCGGGAATTCCTGATGAATTTCGGCAATCTTCCGTATTCGCCTCTGGAAAACACGGAAAAACTTGAGCAGCTGCGCGTGCTTCAGGCGGGCATAGCCATCCGCGTGCTTGAGGTGGAGGCCACGGGGCCGGGCGTGGATACGCCCGAGGATCTTGAAGCGGTGCGCCGCATACTGACGGAAAAGGCCGGGTAG
- a CDS encoding heavy metal translocating P-type ATPase — MSLAAAASDTTAVYLIKNMDCPMEEALIRKRLASVEGITGLEFNLMQRVLTVHHELASTAVIEEALSSIDMIPEPIGQKNEAAPRKFESTPIPWKKLAAAGVFAALSEGMEFALEWGVIAHPAEGFSLVGALPLIFAVAAILLGGLGTYRKGWLAVSNLNLNINALMSVAVTGAVLIGQYPEAAMVMVLFNVSEAIEARALDRARNAISKLLALSPEKATVQQRDGSWTELDIRQVQPGRRVRVKPGERIALDGIVVAGHSAVNQAPITGESVPVEKTEGDTVFAGTINTSGSLEFEVTAGASDTTLARIIHAVEDAQGRRAPMQRMVDSFARWYTPAVFLLALLTALIPPLFMGREWLDSIYTGLVLLVIGCPCALVISTPVSVVSGMAAATRNGILVKGGMFLEQGRLLRCLALDKTGTLTHGQPELTDVVALGGSDEQKAFILAASLAGRSDHPVSRAVAEKAEEEHRTLLPVEDFEAVAGQGVRGVIDGVRYSLGSLRMMDQAGMASDELKKRAAALEAGGRTVVTLADEHKAVAVFAVADTIRESSVEAVRDLKKLGVRTVMLTGDNEKVAQVVAEQAGVDEFRAGLLPEDKLSAVEELEKNWGHTGMAGDGINDAPALARADIGFAMAGGGTDTAMETADVALMDDDLRKIPRFIRISRATHAILVQNIALALGVKALFFAMAFSGCATMWMAVFADVGTALIVVANGLRAAGNPAE, encoded by the coding sequence ATGTCTCTCGCGGCGGCCGCCTCGGACACCACGGCGGTGTACCTCATCAAGAACATGGACTGCCCCATGGAAGAGGCGCTCATCCGCAAGAGACTGGCGTCCGTGGAAGGCATCACCGGTCTTGAATTCAATCTGATGCAGCGGGTGCTTACCGTGCATCACGAGCTTGCTTCCACCGCGGTCATCGAGGAAGCGCTTTCGTCCATCGACATGATTCCCGAGCCGATCGGACAGAAGAACGAAGCTGCGCCGCGGAAATTTGAATCCACGCCCATTCCGTGGAAGAAACTGGCGGCGGCCGGCGTGTTCGCCGCGCTTTCCGAAGGCATGGAGTTCGCGCTCGAATGGGGCGTGATCGCTCATCCGGCCGAGGGTTTTTCCCTGGTGGGCGCGCTGCCGCTGATCTTCGCCGTGGCGGCCATTCTGCTCGGCGGCCTCGGCACCTACCGCAAGGGCTGGCTGGCCGTTTCCAACCTGAACCTCAACATCAACGCCCTCATGTCCGTGGCCGTCACGGGCGCCGTGCTCATTGGTCAGTATCCGGAAGCCGCCATGGTCATGGTACTGTTCAACGTGTCCGAAGCCATCGAAGCCCGCGCGCTCGACAGAGCCCGCAACGCCATCAGCAAGCTTCTGGCCCTGTCTCCGGAAAAGGCCACGGTGCAGCAGCGTGACGGCTCGTGGACGGAACTCGACATCAGGCAGGTGCAGCCCGGCCGGCGCGTGCGCGTGAAGCCCGGCGAGAGAATAGCGCTGGATGGCATTGTCGTTGCCGGTCACTCCGCGGTGAACCAGGCTCCCATCACGGGCGAAAGCGTGCCCGTGGAAAAGACCGAGGGCGACACCGTGTTTGCAGGCACCATCAACACGTCCGGCTCGCTGGAATTTGAGGTGACGGCCGGCGCTTCGGACACCACCCTTGCCCGCATCATTCATGCGGTGGAAGACGCGCAGGGCCGTCGCGCTCCCATGCAGCGCATGGTGGACAGCTTCGCCCGCTGGTACACGCCCGCCGTGTTTCTGCTCGCACTGCTCACGGCCTTGATTCCGCCTCTCTTCATGGGGCGTGAATGGCTGGATTCCATCTACACCGGCCTTGTGCTTCTGGTCATCGGCTGCCCCTGCGCTCTGGTGATCTCCACCCCGGTGAGCGTGGTCAGCGGCATGGCGGCCGCCACCAGAAACGGCATTCTGGTCAAGGGAGGCATGTTCCTGGAACAGGGACGTCTGCTGCGCTGTCTCGCCCTCGACAAGACCGGAACGCTAACCCACGGTCAGCCGGAACTCACGGACGTGGTGGCTCTCGGCGGCAGCGACGAACAGAAGGCGTTCATACTTGCGGCGAGCCTGGCCGGACGTTCGGATCATCCCGTCTCCCGCGCCGTGGCGGAAAAGGCGGAAGAAGAACACAGGACGCTTCTGCCTGTGGAAGATTTTGAAGCCGTGGCCGGACAGGGCGTGCGGGGCGTCATCGACGGCGTTCGCTACAGCCTCGGCAGCCTGCGCATGATGGATCAGGCGGGCATGGCGTCCGACGAATTGAAGAAGCGCGCCGCGGCCCTGGAAGCCGGTGGCAGAACCGTGGTGACGCTGGCCGACGAGCATAAGGCCGTGGCGGTGTTCGCCGTGGCAGACACCATCCGCGAAAGCAGCGTGGAGGCGGTGAGAGACCTCAAGAAGCTCGGCGTGCGCACGGTCATGCTCACGGGCGACAACGAAAAGGTGGCGCAGGTTGTGGCGGAACAGGCGGGCGTGGACGAATTTCGCGCGGGCCTGCTGCCTGAAGACAAGCTGAGTGCCGTGGAGGAACTGGAAAAGAACTGGGGGCATACCGGTATGGCCGGCGACGGCATCAACGACGCTCCCGCGCTTGCCCGGGCTGACATCGGCTTTGCCATGGCCGGCGGCGGCACCGACACCGCCATGGAAACGGCCGATGTGGCCCTCATGGACGACGATCTGCGCAAGATTCCGAGATTCATCCGGATTTCCCGTGCCACGCATGCCATTCTTGTGCAGAACATTGCTCTGGCGCTGGGCGTGAAGGCGCTGTTTTTCGCCATGGCCTTTTCCGGATGCGCCACCATGTGGATGGCCGTGTTCGCTGACGTGGGCACCGCGTTGATTGTGGTGGCCAACGGCCTGAGGGCTGCGGGCAATCCTGCTGAGTAG